A portion of the Sabethes cyaneus chromosome 3, idSabCyanKW18_F2, whole genome shotgun sequence genome contains these proteins:
- the LOC128740650 gene encoding uncharacterized protein LOC128740650 has translation MKLLISTAVVALVVASCWAAYTEKQQAELADYIAKCAIELKVTLGSDLLERSKSGGNPFPDNENTKKFVVCFMTKTGVLMADGTIATQKFIDFLAEGHDVNAITEVVEKCAKVEGDTPEDKGYNFHKCFWAEKKFEL, from the exons ATGAAACTTTTAATTTCTACAGCTGTTGTTGCGCTTGTTGTTGCATCCTGTTGG GCTGCATATACTGAAAAGCAGCAAGCAGAATTAGCCGACTATATTGCAAAATGTGCGATTGAATTGAAAGTGACACTGGGCAGTGATCTTCTGGAACGGTCCAAATCTGGTGGAAATCCTTTCCCGGATAATGAAAACACAAAG AAATTCGTTGTGTGCTTCATGACCAAAACCGGCGTTCTGATGGCGGACGGTACTATCGCGACTCAGAAGTTTATTGATTTTCTTGCCGAAGGACACGATGTCAATGCGATAACGGAGGTTGTCGAGAAATGTGCCAAAGTTGAGGGCGACACGCCCGAAGATAAGGGATACAACTTCCACAAGTGTTTCTGGGCTGAAAAGAAATTTGAGCTGTAG